GGGCACGAAATCGCCGTCCCCGCTAACCAGCACCACGACATCCAGCTTTGTGGCCAGCTCAATTGTGTCCATGGCTATGCCGATATCCCAGTCGCCTTTCTTTGCTCCGCCGACAAAAGTCTGCAGGTCCTTGGCCCTGACTTCATAGCCAAATTTTTTCAGCAATTCAAAAAAATTGGACTCATCCTTGACATCTGCCTTGATTACATAGGCAAACGCCCTGACAAGCCTTCGGCCTGCAACAGCTGTCTTCAGTATTTCCTTGAAATTCACCTTGGCATTGTACAGGTGCCTTGCAGAATAGTATAGATTTTGTACGTCGACAAATACGCCGACCCTTTGTTCCTTGTGCTGCGATGTGCTGTCACTCATTTTATCACCACTTTTGTTGTCTCTCTTTTTTCAGATTATCTCTTTTTCAGATTATCACTTATTTTCACTTATTTAGGCAGGCTTTTTTCAAATCCGCAGCTTGTGCAGATGATGGAATTGCTTCTTGCGTCAAACTCAAGAGTCAGCCGGCTGCATTTCGGGCATTTCTTGATTGGCGAGATGCTTTCAAAATTCCTCCTAAGCTCCTCGTAAGGATCCATGCGAGTTATTTAAGCTTTGCCGTATTTAAACGTTTCTGAGAATAGGGCTTTGCCCGAAAAGTTAGTTTGGGCATCAATTTTGCGAAGCCCATCCCCGGAGGGGTTAAGCATTTTTCGGGGTTGCAGAGGAGAAAAATGCAATGCATGAGAAGTTGCAATGCTGAGCGGATGCCCAAACCGAGCCGAAAGGCGAGTTTTCAGGCAAAGCTTGAGAATGGGGTCTCTGAGGGAGTGAAGTTAAGAAAAAAGAATATAAAGCATATACATAAAATATATAAACCTTGAAGGGCCGAATTGTACTTGATCTTTTGAGATTAAGAAGGAGATAAACATGGAACTAAACTTCTTTGGAGCACCGGAATACCTGGAGCCGCATTGCCCCGGATGCAAGGCAAAAATAGATTATGGAGTCACGACCATTTATGATGACACAGTAAAAGGGCACAAGTGCCTGGCTTGCGGCATACTTCTCTAAGGTGCCAGGTGAGATTCCATACCGATTGTGTTCCTGCACAGGCATGCCCATGCAAAATCTTTATATACATGGCATGGATTTAGCTGGTGTATGTCAGCGGATTTAATCCAGCTCCAGATTTCTGTCATCATTATCTAGGAGGCAGGCTAGCCCGGCCTTTCTTGTGATGCTCGCTAGGAATCAGAAGGATAATTCCCGCCAAGGAAAAGCATGGATTTATGACATAGAAAATAACGAAAATGGCAGAAGACAAGCCTCAAAAATATGACCCGATTAAGCTTGAGCCGGAAATGCTGAAGTTTTGGGAAGAGAAAAAAATATACCAGAAAGCCAAGTCAGCCGGGAAAGGAAAGCAAAAGTTCTATTTCCTGGACGGCCCGCCTTACACCTCCGGAAAAATACACCTTGGCACTGCCTGGAACAAGCCCCTTAAGGATATGGTCCTCAGGTACAAGCGCATGAAAGGGTTTGATGTATGGGACAGGGCAGGCTATGACATGCACGGCCTTCCGGTTGAGCTCAAGGTTGAGGAAAAAGTCGGCATCAAGTTCAAGGAAGAGATTCCCGGGTATGGCGTGGCAAAATTTGTAGAGCAATGCAGGGAATTTGCGCTCAGCAACCTGAAAATCATGAACGAGGATTTCAGGCGCCTTGGCGTCTGGATGGATTTCGAAGACCCTTACATGTCCATAACATCCGAGTTCATTGAGGGGGAATGGTGGCTTATCAAAAAGGCTCATGAAAACAAGAGGCTTTAC
This genomic stretch from Candidatus Woesearchaeota archaeon harbors:
- a CDS encoding NYN domain-containing protein — protein: MSDSTSQHKEQRVGVFVDVQNLYYSARHLYNAKVNFKEILKTAVAGRRLVRAFAYVIKADVKDESNFFELLKKFGYEVRAKDLQTFVGGAKKGDWDIGIAMDTIELATKLDVVVLVSGDGDFVPLVRHLQRAMGCRVEVIAFGKSSSAKLIEEADKYTDLDINPKRHLI